In a genomic window of Ralstonia nicotianae:
- a CDS encoding tyrosinase family protein: MVVRRTVLKAIAGTSVATVFAGKLTGLSAVAADAAPLRVRRNLHGMKMDDPDLSAYREFVGIMKGKDQTQALSWLGFANQHGTLNGGYKYCPHGDWYFLPWHRGFVLMYERAVAALTGYKTFAMPYWNWTEDRLLPEAFTAKTYNGKTNPLYVPNRNELTGPYALTDAIVGQKEVMDKIYAETNFEVFGTSRSVDRSVRPPLVQNSLDPKWVPMGGGNQGILERTPHNTVHNNIGAFMPTAASPRDPVFMMHHGNIDRVWATWNALGRKNSTDPLWLGMKFPNNYIDPQGRYYTQGVSDLLSTEALGYRYDVMPRADNKVVNNARAEHLLALFKTGDSVKLADHIRLRSVLKGEHPVATAVEPLNSAVQFEAGTVTGALGADVGTGSTTEVVALIKNIRIPYNVISIRVFVNLPNANLDVPETDPHFVTSLSFLTHAAGHDHHALPSTMVNLTDTLKALNIRDDNFSINLVAVPQPGVAVESSGGVTPESIEVAVI, translated from the coding sequence ATGGTCGTGCGTAGAACGGTGCTGAAGGCAATCGCCGGGACAAGTGTCGCCACGGTATTCGCGGGCAAGCTGACCGGCCTCTCCGCTGTTGCGGCCGATGCCGCCCCGCTGCGCGTGCGGCGCAACCTGCATGGCATGAAGATGGACGACCCGGACCTGTCGGCCTATCGCGAGTTCGTCGGCATCATGAAAGGCAAGGACCAGACGCAGGCGCTGAGCTGGCTCGGCTTTGCCAACCAGCACGGTACGCTCAACGGCGGCTACAAGTACTGCCCGCACGGCGACTGGTACTTCCTGCCCTGGCACCGCGGCTTCGTGCTGATGTACGAGCGCGCCGTGGCCGCGCTCACCGGCTACAAGACCTTCGCCATGCCGTACTGGAACTGGACCGAAGACCGCCTGCTGCCCGAAGCCTTCACCGCCAAGACCTACAACGGCAAGACGAACCCGCTCTACGTGCCCAACCGGAATGAGCTGACCGGCCCCTACGCGCTCACCGACGCCATCGTCGGCCAGAAGGAGGTCATGGACAAGATCTATGCCGAAACCAACTTCGAAGTCTTCGGCACCAGCCGTTCGGTCGACCGCTCGGTCCGGCCGCCGCTGGTACAGAACAGCCTCGACCCCAAATGGGTGCCGATGGGAGGCGGCAACCAGGGCATCCTGGAGCGCACGCCGCACAACACCGTCCACAACAACATCGGCGCCTTCATGCCCACCGCCGCCTCGCCGCGCGACCCGGTGTTCATGATGCACCACGGCAATATCGACCGGGTATGGGCCACCTGGAACGCGCTGGGCCGCAAGAACTCGACCGACCCGCTGTGGCTGGGCATGAAGTTCCCCAACAACTACATCGATCCGCAGGGCCGGTACTACACGCAAGGCGTGAGCGATCTGCTGAGCACCGAGGCGCTGGGCTACCGCTATGACGTCATGCCGCGCGCCGACAACAAGGTGGTGAACAACGCCCGTGCCGAGCATCTGCTGGCCCTGTTCAAGACCGGCGACAGCGTCAAGCTGGCCGATCATATCCGGCTGCGCAGCGTGCTGAAGGGGGAACATCCGGTTGCCACGGCGGTCGAACCGCTCAACAGCGCCGTCCAGTTCGAGGCCGGCACCGTGACGGGTGCCCTGGGTGCCGATGTTGGTACCGGCAGTACCACCGAAGTCGTGGCCCTGATCAAGAACATCAGGATCCCCTACAACGTGATCAGCATCCGGGTCTTCGTCAACCTGCCGAACGCCAACCTCGATGTGCCGGAAACCGACCCGCACTTCGTCACCTCGCTCAGCTTCCTGACGCATGCGGCGGGACACGACCACCATGCCCTGCCGTCGACCATGGTGAACCTGACCGACACGCTGAAGGCGCTCAACATCAGGGACGACAACTTTTCGATCAACCTGGTGGCCGTACCCCAACCCGGCGTTGCCGTGGAGAGCAGCGGCGGCGTGACGCCCGAATCGATCGAGGTCGCCGTCATTTGA
- a CDS encoding accessory factor UbiK family protein, producing the protein MKPTDLFTDFQNRVSEALRNSPAADIEKNVRAMMAQGFSKLDLVTREEFDVQSQVLARTRARLEELETRVAQLEAQLKTSEPAATDR; encoded by the coding sequence ATGAAACCCACCGATCTCTTTACCGACTTCCAGAACCGCGTGTCCGAGGCGCTGCGCAATTCGCCGGCCGCCGACATCGAGAAGAACGTCCGCGCGATGATGGCACAGGGCTTTTCGAAGCTCGACCTGGTCACCCGTGAGGAATTCGACGTCCAGTCCCAGGTGCTGGCCCGTACGCGCGCCCGGCTGGAAGAGCTGGAAACCCGCGTGGCCCAGCTCGAAGCGCAGTTGAAGACGAGCGAACCGGCTGCCACCGACCGCTGA
- a CDS encoding TorF family putative porin translates to MKKFAYAAGLLLLTGAAAGVGQSAFAQTTPAAEAPAAAPAPALTANVTLASQYRYRGIMQSNNKPAIQGGFDYAIPAGLLPEGFYVGNWNSSISWLSDANSSVSAPIEMDFYGGYKTEIVKNVPIDVGVLQYYYPGSYPEGFTRPHTTEGYAQIGYGPVTFKYSHAFSNLFGFADSHHSQYFDLSGNFDTGFWGLTLNLHVGYQDVKHQNPRASYADWKIGVTKDFGSGWTASLAYIDTNASRLAYTNSHGNYMGKATALLSVTKTFQ, encoded by the coding sequence ATGAAGAAGTTCGCTTACGCAGCAGGCCTGTTGCTGCTGACCGGTGCCGCTGCCGGTGTGGGACAAAGCGCATTCGCCCAGACCACGCCTGCCGCCGAAGCGCCGGCCGCCGCTCCGGCGCCCGCGCTGACGGCCAATGTCACGCTGGCCAGCCAGTACCGCTATCGCGGGATCATGCAGTCCAACAACAAGCCGGCGATCCAGGGCGGCTTCGACTATGCGATCCCTGCCGGCCTGCTGCCCGAGGGCTTCTATGTGGGCAACTGGAACTCGTCGATCAGCTGGCTGAGCGACGCCAACTCGAGCGTTTCGGCGCCGATCGAGATGGATTTCTACGGCGGCTACAAGACCGAGATCGTCAAGAATGTGCCGATCGACGTGGGCGTGCTGCAGTACTACTACCCGGGCAGCTATCCCGAGGGCTTCACGCGCCCGCACACCACCGAAGGCTACGCGCAGATCGGCTACGGCCCCGTTACCTTCAAGTACTCGCACGCGTTCTCGAACCTGTTCGGCTTTGCCGATTCGCACCACAGCCAGTACTTCGACCTGTCGGGCAACTTCGACACCGGCTTCTGGGGCCTGACGCTGAACCTGCACGTCGGCTACCAGGACGTGAAGCACCAGAACCCGCGCGCTTCGTACGCCGACTGGAAGATCGGCGTGACGAAGGACTTCGGCAGCGGCTGGACGGCATCGCTCGCGTACATCGACACCAACGCCTCGCGCTTGGCCTATACCAACTCGCACGGCAACTACATGGGTAAGGCGACCGCGTTGCTATCGGTCACCAAGACTTTCCAATAA
- a CDS encoding P-II family nitrogen regulator: MKLIMAIIKPFKLDEVREALSQVGVSGITVTEVKGFGRQKGHTELYRGAEYIVDFLPKVKIEVAVPDDVLERAVEAIEKSARTGKIGDGKIFVTDVEQVIRIRTGETGGDAL, translated from the coding sequence ATGAAACTCATCATGGCCATCATCAAGCCTTTCAAGCTCGACGAGGTCCGCGAGGCATTGTCCCAGGTGGGCGTGTCGGGTATCACGGTGACCGAGGTCAAGGGCTTTGGGCGCCAGAAGGGCCACACGGAGCTGTACCGCGGCGCCGAGTACATCGTCGACTTCCTGCCTAAAGTGAAGATCGAAGTGGCCGTACCCGACGACGTGCTCGAGCGCGCCGTCGAGGCGATCGAGAAATCCGCGCGCACCGGCAAGATCGGCGATGGCAAGATCTTCGTGACCGACGTCGAGCAGGTCATCCGCATTCGAACCGGCGAGACCGGCGGCGACGCCCTGTAA
- a CDS encoding YifB family Mg chelatase-like AAA ATPase, which yields MSLAVLRSRALAGIDAPAVSVEVHLANGLPSFTIVGLPDTEVKESKDRVRAAIQNSRFEFPARRITVNLAPADLPKESGRFDLPIALGILAASRQIPHTHLDAHEFAGELSLSGDLRPIRGALAMAYALSRQPGPPDGDAPRPRAFVLPTENAAEAALVSGTRVLPAHTLSEVCDHLSTPDRKLASAVPAPIGASVHYPDLADVRGQPQARRALEVAAAGGHSMLMIGPPGTGKSMLAQRFPGLLPDMSDDEALSAAAVMSLTTRGFDAQRWKVRPFRAPHHTASAVAMVGGGNTPRPGEISLAHQGVLFLDELPEFERRVLEVLREPLETGHITISRAAHQTDFPASFQLIAAMNPCPCGYRGHPLRACRCTPDQVDRYQARLSGPLLDRIDVQIEVPTPSQEELLDGPPGEPTAAVAARVAAAHARQRARQGKRNALLAGHEIDLHCTRTDAADSLLRQAMTRFSWSARAYARVLKLARTIADLAGDAAVDTAHVGEAIQYRRGVKAD from the coding sequence ATGAGTCTTGCCGTCCTGCGTTCACGGGCGCTGGCCGGCATCGACGCGCCGGCGGTATCGGTGGAGGTGCACCTGGCCAACGGACTGCCCTCCTTCACCATCGTCGGTCTGCCAGACACGGAGGTGAAGGAAAGCAAGGACCGCGTGCGCGCGGCCATCCAGAACAGCCGCTTCGAGTTTCCCGCGCGGCGCATCACCGTCAACCTGGCGCCGGCCGATCTGCCGAAAGAGTCGGGCCGCTTCGACCTGCCGATCGCCCTGGGCATCCTCGCCGCCAGCCGGCAGATTCCGCACACGCACCTGGACGCGCACGAGTTTGCGGGAGAGCTGTCGCTGTCGGGCGACCTGCGGCCGATCCGTGGCGCGCTGGCCATGGCATATGCGCTGTCGCGCCAGCCGGGGCCGCCCGATGGCGATGCGCCGCGCCCTCGCGCCTTTGTCCTGCCCACCGAGAATGCCGCCGAGGCGGCGCTGGTCAGCGGCACCCGGGTGCTGCCGGCGCACACGCTGAGCGAGGTCTGCGACCATCTGTCCACGCCCGACCGCAAGCTGGCGAGCGCCGTGCCCGCCCCAATCGGCGCCAGCGTCCACTATCCCGACCTGGCCGACGTACGCGGCCAGCCGCAGGCGCGCCGCGCCCTGGAAGTGGCAGCGGCCGGTGGCCACTCGATGCTGATGATCGGTCCGCCCGGCACCGGCAAGTCCATGCTGGCCCAGCGCTTTCCCGGCTTGCTGCCCGACATGAGCGACGACGAGGCGCTCTCCGCCGCCGCGGTGATGAGCCTGACCACGCGCGGTTTCGATGCGCAGCGCTGGAAGGTGCGTCCGTTCCGCGCGCCGCACCACACGGCGTCGGCGGTGGCGATGGTGGGAGGCGGCAACACGCCGCGGCCGGGCGAGATTTCGCTGGCGCATCAGGGCGTACTGTTCCTCGATGAATTGCCCGAATTCGAGCGCCGCGTGCTGGAGGTCCTGCGGGAGCCGCTGGAAACCGGCCACATCACCATCTCCCGCGCGGCGCACCAGACGGATTTCCCCGCCAGTTTCCAACTGATCGCGGCCATGAATCCGTGCCCGTGCGGCTATCGCGGGCATCCATTGCGCGCGTGCCGGTGCACGCCGGACCAGGTGGATCGCTATCAGGCCCGCCTCTCCGGCCCGCTGCTCGATCGCATCGACGTGCAGATCGAGGTGCCGACGCCATCGCAGGAGGAATTGCTCGATGGCCCGCCCGGCGAGCCGACCGCCGCCGTGGCCGCGCGCGTGGCGGCGGCGCATGCACGGCAACGGGCGCGCCAGGGCAAACGCAACGCACTGCTGGCCGGGCACGAGATCGATCTGCATTGCACGCGCACCGACGCTGCCGACAGCCTGCTGCGCCAGGCGATGACGCGCTTCTCGTGGTCGGCCCGCGCCTATGCGCGCGTGCTCAAGCTCGCCCGCACCATCGCCGACCTGGCGGGCGACGCGGCTGTCGATACGGCGCACGTTGGCGAAGCCATCCAATACCGGCGCGGCGTGAAAGCAGACTGA
- a CDS encoding TlpA disulfide reductase family protein: MASSLTSSPDTPPAVGARRWLLPVIVLVLAAAGWFGWRAFSPSQQVPAASFTLLDGQKLSTRDLKGKVYLVNFWATSCATCVKEMPNMIQTYNKFKGQGLEFVAVAMRYDPPMYVMNYSQTRQLPFKVAMDADGAAARAFGDVQLTPTTFLVDRDGRILKRYVGEPEWAAFETLLRDTLAKQA; this comes from the coding sequence ATGGCCTCGTCCCTGACCTCCTCTCCGGACACCCCGCCCGCCGTCGGCGCGCGCCGCTGGCTGCTGCCGGTGATCGTGCTGGTGCTGGCCGCCGCCGGCTGGTTCGGCTGGCGCGCGTTCTCGCCGTCGCAGCAGGTGCCGGCCGCCAGCTTTACGCTGCTCGACGGGCAGAAGCTGTCCACGCGAGACCTTAAGGGCAAGGTTTACCTGGTGAACTTCTGGGCGACCAGCTGCGCCACGTGCGTCAAGGAAATGCCCAACATGATCCAGACCTACAACAAGTTCAAGGGCCAGGGCCTGGAGTTCGTCGCGGTGGCGATGCGCTATGACCCGCCGATGTACGTGATGAACTACAGCCAGACGCGCCAGCTGCCCTTCAAGGTGGCGATGGACGCCGATGGTGCCGCGGCCCGCGCCTTCGGCGACGTGCAGCTCACGCCCACCACCTTCCTGGTCGACCGCGATGGCCGCATCCTCAAGCGCTACGTGGGCGAGCCGGAGTGGGCCGCGTTCGAGACGCTGCTGCGGGACACGCTCGCCAAGCAGGCCTGA
- a CDS encoding O-acetyl-ADP-ribose deacetylase → MPIPTVTLRALRADITTLACDAIVNAANSALLGGGGVDGAIHRAAGPELLEACRALHGCRTGQAKITPGFLLPARYIIHTVGPIWRGGRQDEAALLAACYRNSLALAKQHDVRTIAFPCISTGVYGFPPQLAAPIAVRTVREHGADLDDIVFCCFSAADLALYETALNEAR, encoded by the coding sequence ATGCCGATCCCTACCGTCACCCTGCGCGCGCTGCGCGCCGACATCACCACCCTGGCGTGCGACGCCATCGTCAACGCAGCCAACAGTGCCCTGCTGGGCGGCGGGGGCGTGGACGGCGCCATCCACCGCGCCGCCGGACCGGAGCTGCTCGAGGCCTGCCGTGCCCTGCACGGCTGCCGCACCGGCCAGGCCAAGATCACACCGGGCTTCCTGCTGCCCGCGCGCTACATCATCCATACGGTCGGCCCCATCTGGCGCGGCGGCCGGCAGGACGAAGCGGCCCTGCTGGCGGCCTGTTATCGCAACAGCCTCGCGCTTGCCAAGCAGCATGACGTGCGCACCATCGCCTTTCCGTGCATCAGCACGGGCGTCTACGGCTTTCCGCCGCAGTTGGCCGCGCCGATCGCCGTGCGCACGGTGCGGGAGCACGGCGCCGACCTAGACGACATCGTGTTCTGCTGCTTCTCCGCGGCCGACCTTGCGCTCTACGAGACGGCGCTGAACGAGGCGAGGTAA